The genome window aaaacaaacgaacaaatttCCTTATGGGTATTTAGGGTTACAGATTGTTTTCTTCTACTAAGCTGTGTGAAGGCAGAGACTTTGTTTTCCTCAATTGGCCCATCACAGGCCTTCAATAAAtgcagtgagtgagtgagtgagtgaatgaatgaatggagcgCTACTGGCGTGTACAGAGGGAAGGTAAAACCTGGTATTGGGCAGGAGACTTGAAGCTGTACAATAGGTGGGAGGTCGAACACGAAGGGCCCTGTAAGCCCTGTTACgaaatttgagccctggccggttggctcagcggtagagcgtcggcctagcgtgcggaggacccgggttcgattcccggccagggcacacaggagaagcgcccatttgcttctccacccctccgccgcgctttcctctctgtctctctcttcccctcccgcagccaaggctccattggaacaaagatggcccgggcgctggggatggctctgtggcctctgcctcaggcgctagaatggctctggtcgcaacatggcgacgcccaggatgggcagagagtcgccccatggtgggccgggtggatcccggtcgggcgcatgcgggagtcagtctgactgtctctccctgtttccagcttcagaaaaatgaaaaagaaaaaaaaaaaaggaaatttgaatTTTGTCCTGGGGGTAATAGAGAAGCATGGGTTTGAATTGGGAAGTGAGTCGATTATATTTGCAAAGATCGCTGCATTAAGAACTGGGTCAGGGATAGTCAATACTGGAGATCAGGTGAGGCCTGCACCAAGGCAGTGGTAGTGAGGTGGAGAGGCTTGGACAGATTAAAGACGTAGTTTGCAAGAGGAATTAGACTTGAATGAGggtgggaaggaaaagaaggacttGAAGATGACTGGAATTTTGGCTTGAGCAACTAAGTGTGTGGTGGTGTCCACTGAAGTTGAGGCATTTGGAAGAGAAGCAGACTTTTGAGGCAAGGATTCAGTTTTGCAGAGTGTGGATGTGACATGCATAAGAAACCTGGGGGAAATCCAGGGTTTGGGCTGGATGGAACAGTTTTAGAAagacaagtattttttaaaatagatttttaggccatggccagttatctcagttggttaagagcatcatccccaaacaACAAAGttatgggttcgattcccagttagggtatgcacaggaagcaaccaaaaaaattttgcacaaatgagtggaacaacaaatgcttccttttcccttctcctctcccttcctctctctaaaaatcaataatagttagcctggctggatggcttggttggttggagcatccttttggagcacagaggttgctggttcgaatccccagtcaggacacatacaggagcagcttgatgttcctgtttctctctaaagcttcttttagagagagaggaaggaagagagagagaaacatcgacatgttccacttattcatactGTCtatcattggttgtttcttgtatgtgccctgaccagggtttgaacccacaatcttggtgtgtCAGGACCACAATGCTATTAATATAAtgaactgagctgcctggccaggaccAAGATGAGTATTCAGGTGATAAATGAAATCCCCTGAAATAGTGTGGAGTTAGAAGCCAGGATCAGGAATAAAGCCTGAGAAATACTAATGTTTTACTAATAGTTGGAGCAAAACAGTACAGAAAAGGAGATATAATAGCCAAAAAAGCAGGAAAACCATAGAATCTTGTGTTGTGGGATCTGTGGGCAAAGAGTATTGTTAGAAGAAGGAAGTGATCAAAAGTGTCCCATACCACAGAAGATCAAACAAAACCAGAGCTGGGAAGAATCCATTGGATTAAGAATAGTAGGTTCTTGACTTTGGAGAGAGCCTGGAAGGGTAGGATTCCAGGGTCCaggtggaaataaaaaaagaggaggcAGGCTATGTGGTAGCGGCGAGTTGGGGGAGCTCCATCTGAGGGTGTCTAGCTTCTGTCTGTGTAGTCAGTGAGGTTAATGGGCTGTTTGTGAAGTGGATGAAGGAAGTTTGAAATGCTTCTTTATCTCTGTGTCCCCAACATCCAACACAGAGCAGGCGCCAATAAGCGTTTCTTGACTAGGTGAATCACAGAGGACACAGTCATGCTGCCAACACGGTTTCTGCCTTGTAGGGAATAACAGACCCGGAAACGACTGACCCTGCTGGGGAGTTTGGGGCAGAGCAGTTCATTCTGATCAATAATTGAGCAGGACTTCATGAAAGAGGTGGCATTTGGATAGGACTTTGTCAGTCAGGGTGATGCTAGAGAGGGCGGTGTGGTTCGAAAATAGAGTACACGAAACGGAAGAGGTAGCAAAGTGTGTGATGCAGGAAGTTGGGCATTTGGGGTCAAGAAAGGAAGGGATGCAGGAGAGGTGGGCTTCCCAGAGACTGGGACTCACAAGGAAGGAGTTAGTGGGGTGGCAGGAGGCTGCTGTTTTCCGTTTTCCGGTGTCTCAGCAAGGCCTGGTGCTGGTGAGGGGCCCTCGTCTTTGGCCCTGAAGCTGGGGCCAAGGCTATGACTTCTTGGCTTTGTGTTCAGCACCTGAGCCGTACTTCTTGTTGTTCCAGCTGCCAGTTCCAAAACTAGCTCAGGAGATGCCTCGTCGCTTAGCATCGAGGAAACCAAGTAAGTACTGGGTCCTttgtctcctctttttcttctgaaacaGGTAGGTCTGGAGCTGCCGCTGAGGGAGGCTTTCACACACTAAGGCATTCTGGTTGGAATTCGAAATGCCACATAAATCACACTAGCCAACCATCCGAGTGACAGGAGAGGACACGAAGTCCCAAGATGAAGGATGGCATCCACTGGTTAGGGGCAGGCCATGCCTATACCGCTTTCCCTGATTTAGGGGATAGTGCCCTTCCCAGTACCCTGGACTGCCTGGGACAGGTCCTGTGTTTGGGACTCAGCGCATCCTGTTTTCACCCCAGTGTATCTAGAAATGCATTTGGTGCCCCGTTTTTTTGACAGCTCCTAACACTGATTTCTCTTGTCCTCAGTAAACTCCGGGCCAAGTTGGGGCTGAAACCCCTGGAGGTCAATGCCGTCAAGAAGGGTGAGTGCGTGGCTGAGGGTATGGGTGAGGGAGGGCGTTTGGGTGGAAGACAGTGGGCTCGAGCACAGGCTCAGGACATTAgtgaacttgtgtgtgtgtgtgtgctcgctGATGGGCGTGGAGTGTCTTGCTTTCAGAACGTCACTCAGTTTATTCTTTGACAGTCGGCATTGCCTCCTCACTCTGCTTGTGAGGTAGCATTAAGTGGGCTGAGATACGTGCTCTTGctaaaaactgatgggctgtgtGGGTGTTGCATTTTTTTACAGCAGGAGTTGAGGGTCTTTGGAAAGCATGGAGGGTCCCATTGTGCTGTGTGGGGACATGGGAGTGTGGGGTAAAGTGGGAGTAAGGAGGTGAAgatccttccccctctccggGCCCCGTCTGGCCCCCTGAGCTGGAAGGGGCAGGGTGAGtggcttcctcctctccccaccagcCATGGGCAGGCAGAGCCTCATGTCTGGGCCCCCCTTCCAGAGGCGGGCACCAAGGAGGAGCCTGTGGCAGCCGATGTCATCAACCCCATGGCCTTGCGACAGCGAGAGGAGCTACGAGAAAAGCTGGCGGCTGCCAAAGAAAAGCGCCTCCTCAACCAAAAACTGGGGTGAGGGGTCCCCGATAGGGTGGGCAGCGAACGGGCCCAAGGAGGCTGCCATGAGCTCTGAGGTCGGGGTCGGGAGCAGGAGTAGGACTTCCGAAGGTCACTTGTTTTCTCTCTCCAGCAAGATAAAGACTCTGGGGGAGGATGACCCCTGGCTGGATGACACCGCGGCCTGGATCGAGCGGAGCCGgcagctgcagaaggagaaggacTTGGCAGAGAAGAGGGTGAGGATGTGGGCGGCGGGGCGTTGCTCCGTGCCTCCGGGGGCCTGGCGAGGGCTAGGTTCAGAGGGGCAGTTCTGTGGACAGTGGTGTCTGCTCTCGGTCCTTAGCGGCTTGCCTGCAAGGCCTGCCCTGTGCACTCCCAGTTGATAAAGCCCTGTGTGTCTTTGGGCGGTCCTGAGTGGCCCGAGGTCATAGGCCATCGCCCTTGTCCCACAGGCCAAGCTGCTGGAGGAGATGGACCAAGAGTTTGGTGTCAGCACTCTGGTGGAGGAGGAGTTCGGGCACAGGCGCCAGGTGAGGTTGCTGGGGCAGTGGGGTGGCGGCAGCACTGCTGTCCTTGGTGCTGGAATCCCCAGGTCCGGGCTCCTGACTCAGCTGGCCCTTCCCCCGCCCGCCCTTCTAGGACCGGTACAGCGCTCGAGACCTGCAGGGCCTCACGGTGGAGCATGCCATTGACTCCTTCCGAGAAGGGGAGACCATGATCCTTACCCTCAAGGACAAAGGTGGGCTGAGCTGGGGTTCCCTGGGTGGGGCCGCAGGCGCCCCGAGCGAGCCGGGAGCATGTGTGAGCGGGCGCTGCTTCTGCCCTGCCCCCAGGtgtgctgcaggaggaggaggacgtgCTGGTGAACGTGAACCTGGTGGATAAGGAGCGGGCAGAGAAAAACGTGGAGTTGCGGAAGAAAAAGCCTGACTACCTGCCCTATGCAGAGGACGAGAGTGTGGACGACCTGGCACAGGCAGGCGGGCAGCGCGGTGGCTGGGCGGGCACCTTGGCAGCGGGGGCTCTGTGGCCTTTCACGAGCCAGGCTGGCTCCCAACCTGTACCTCTCGCCTTGCAGCAAAAACCCCGCTCCATCCTGTCAAAGTACGATGAGGAGCTGGAGGGCGAGCGGCCGCACTCCTTCCGACTGGAGCAGGGTGGCATGGCCGACGGCCTGCGGGAGCGGGAGCTGCAGGAGATCCGGGCCAGGCTGCGGCTGCAGGCGCAGTCCCTGAGCACGGTCGGGCCCCGGCTCGCCTCCGAGTACCTCACACAGGAGGAGATGGTGAGCCCCGGGGCCACTTCCCTCACTTGTCAGGGCAGTGGTGCCTCCCTCCTGTCACAGTGAACTGAGGAGGGAGATCTGGTCTTCAGCGATGTTCAGTCCTTGTGGAGGCACCGGGAGGCAGTGGGTGTGCGCAGAGCGGGCTCTGTGAGTCACAGGGATCCGTGTTTCTGTCCAGGCTCTTCCACGGAGCCAGCCTGTGCTCTGTGGGAGTCATTTACTTTGAGTCTGAGGTGCCCCTTGTGAAATGGGGAGGGCAGGAGCCACCTCATAAGGGCCGTTTCAAGGGTTAGTGATAGTTTGATAAGTGGTGACCTTATAGCTCGTATGGGGATTTTGCATTTGGCATGACTGAATACAGAAGTAGACAGCTGCCTTAGGAGATTACATGGCTCAAGTGGCTGAGAGCAGGACTGTGGGGACACACTACCGAGATTCACAGTCCCAGCTCTCCACCTCAGTTGCTGGGTGACTCTAGGCAAAGGTACTTAACCTCTGTCTCAGACTTCTGCATCTCACTGGTGGGATGGTGCACACATCTCACGTCTTATTTCTGTGTAAGAAGGGTTCATTTGGGGGCTTGTAGCtgtccacctttccccttcttccttcatgtcccctgccctcctccccgcAGGTAACCTTTAAAAAGACCAAGCGGAGGGTGAAGAAGGTCcgcaagaaggagaaagaggtggCGGTGCGGGCCGACGACTTGCTGCCTCTTGGGGACCAGACTCAAGATGGGGACTTTGGCTCCAGGTGGGCTCGGACACGGGTGGGTGGTGGCTGGGCTGGCCTCGGGGCCCCTGCTCACTGCAGAGGTCTCTGTCCCCAGGCTGCGTGGCCGGGGTCGACGCCGAGTGCCCGAGGGAGATGAGgaggccctggaggaggaggaggaggagaaggagcccGCACCTCAGCCCCCACAGTCAGATGACACTCGAGTGGAGAACATGGACATCAGTGATGAGGGTGAGGGGACCCCAGCCTGCTGAGGGTcggcagaggggcagggagaagagCCCGGGATCCCATGTGTGACCTGAGCCGGCATGTTCTTTTCCACCAGAGGAGGGTGGAGGCCCACTGCCTGGGGACCCAGCGGTGCTGGAGGAGGACGAGGCGGAGCTGGAGCTGCAGAAGCAGCTGGAGAAGGGGCGCCGGCTGCGGCAGCTGCAGCAGCTGCGAGATAGCGGCGAGAAGGTGAGGGCCTTGGGGCTGCGTGCGGGCACGGTGGGGGGCTCAGCGGGATGGGACAGACGCCTGTGGTGACTGTGCTTGTGAGCACGGGCCTCTGTGCCCTTGTAAACTGCACTGACACTACAGTCTCgactttttgttttgtatcaCGTTATTTGTGGAATTCTGCAGTGTTTACactatgatgatttttttttaacgttttattgattttagagaggaagggagagagagaaacaggaacatcaatttttttcctgtttgtgctctgactggggtttgaaccagcaatctctgcacttcaggacaatgctctaaccgagctatctggccagggccagatattattattttaaatgacatatgcagcctggccagatagcttgggtgGTTAAAATGTCCCAGtgcacaggggttgctggttctCTTCTtgctcaggacacatacaggaacaggttgatgttcctcttcccctctccacag of Saccopteryx bilineata isolate mSacBil1 chromosome 1, mSacBil1_pri_phased_curated, whole genome shotgun sequence contains these proteins:
- the SART1 gene encoding U4/U6.U5 tri-snRNP-associated protein 1; translated protein: MGSSKKHRGEKEAAGTTAAASTGGATEQPPRHREHKKHKHRSGGGGGGSSSGGERRKRSRERGTERGGGRRGTETEVRSGAHGRERSQAEPSERRVKREKRDDGYEAAASSKTSSGDASSLSIEETNKLRAKLGLKPLEVNAVKKEAGTKEEPVAADVINPMALRQREELREKLAAAKEKRLLNQKLGKIKTLGEDDPWLDDTAAWIERSRQLQKEKDLAEKRAKLLEEMDQEFGVSTLVEEEFGHRRQDRYSARDLQGLTVEHAIDSFREGETMILTLKDKGVLQEEEDVLVNVNLVDKERAEKNVELRKKKPDYLPYAEDESVDDLAQQKPRSILSKYDEELEGERPHSFRLEQGGMADGLRERELQEIRARLRLQAQSLSTVGPRLASEYLTQEEMVTFKKTKRRVKKVRKKEKEVAVRADDLLPLGDQTQDGDFGSRLRGRGRRRVPEGDEEALEEEEEEKEPAPQPPQSDDTRVENMDISDEEEGGGPLPGDPAVLEEDEAELELQKQLEKGRRLRQLQQLRDSGEKVVEIVKKLESRQRGWEEDEDPERKGTIVFNATSEFCRTLGEIPTYGLAGNREEQEELMDFERDEERSANGGSESDGEENIGWSTVNLDEEKQHQDFSASSTTILDEEPIVNRGLAAALLLCQNKGLLETTVQKVARVKAPNKSLPSAVYCIEDKMAIDDKYSRREEYRGFTQDFKEKDGYKPDVKIEYVDETGRKLTPKEAFRQLSHRFHGKGSGKMKTERRMKKLDEEALLKKMSSSDTPLGTVALLQEKQKAQKTPYIVLSGSGKSMNANTITK